The Hymenobacter sp. DG01 sequence GGTATTGCCCTGGCCGACAAGCTCGACGACCGGCCGAAAGTGACCATCACGTACTCGGGCGACGGCGGCGCCTCGGAAGGTGACTTCCATGAGGCTCTGAACGTGGCGGCGGTATGGCAGCTACCGGTCATCTTCATCATCGAAAACAACGGCTACGGCCTGAGCACGCCCTCCAACGAGCAGTTCCGCTTCCGCTACTTCGTGGATAAAGGCCCCGCCTATGGCATGGAGGCCGTGCAGGTAGATGGCAACAACGTGCTGGAAGTGTACGACACCGTGCGCCGCCTGGCCGAGGACCTGCGCCAGAACCCCCGCCCCGTATTGCTGGAGGCCCTCACCTTCCGGATGCGCGGGCACGAGGAAGCCAGCGGCACCAAGTACGTGCCCCAGGAGCTGTTTGAGCAGTGGGCGCAGAAAGACCCCGTTGAGAACTTCGAAAAGTGGCTGCTGCAGGAAGGCGTTCTGGATGAGGAAGCCCGCATGCGCTACCGCGAAACCATCAAGCGCGAAATTGAGGAAGGCCTGCGCATTGCCGATGCTACCCCCATGCCTACCGCCAACCCCCAGCAAGAACTGGCCGATATGTATGCGCCGGTTGGTGATAAGGTGAAAAGTAATGAGGTAACTAGTGATGAGGGGAGCCGGAACCAAGACACTTCATCACCCCATCACCCCATCACATCATCACCGCACACCGAAAAGCGCTACGTGGATGCCATTTCCGACGGGCTGCGCCAGAGCATGGAGCGCTACCCCGAGCTGGTACTCATGGGCCAGGATATTGCGGAGTACGGCGGCGTATTCAAGATTACCGAGGGCTTTGTGCAGCAGTTTGGCAAGGGCCGGGTGCGCAACACGCCCCTCTGCGAGTCGGCTATTGTAGGCGCGGGGCTAGGGCTGAGCATCAGGGGCAAAAAGGCCATGGTGGAAATGCAGTTCGCCGATTTCGTGACCTGCGGCTTCAACCAGATTGTAAACAACCTCGCCAAAAGCCACTACCGCTGGGGCCAGAACGCCGACGTGGTGGTGCGCATGCCCACCGGCGCGGGCACGGCCGCCGGGCCCTTCCACAGCCAAAGCAACGAGGCCTGGTTTACCCACACCCCCGGCCTGAAAGTGGTATTCCCGAGCAACCCCGTGGATGCCAAGGGGCTGCTCTGCGCCGCCTTCGAGGACCCCAACCCCGTTATGTACTTCGAGCACAAGCTGCTTTACCGCAGTATCACGGCGCCGGTGCCCGATGCCTACTACACCACGCCCATCGGGAAGGCAGCTTTGGTGCGCGAGGGTCAGGAAATGAGCATTATCACCTACGGGGCCGGCGTGCATTGGGCTTTGGCCCTGGCCGAGGAGGTAGGGCTTTCGGCCGACATCCTCGACCTGCGGACTCTGCTGCCCTGGGACACCGAGGCCGTGCGCCAGACCGTAGAGAAAACCGGCCGCGTCATCATTCTGCACGAGGACACCCTGATAGGTGGCCTGGGCGGCGAAATTGCGGCCTGGATTGCGGAGCACTGTTTCCGCCACCTTGATGCACCCGTGCACCGCGTGGCCTCCCTGGATACGGCCGTGCCCTTCGCGCCCCCGCTGGAAAAAGTGTTCCTGCCCCAGCAGCGCCTGCGCGAAACGGTGGCGAAACTGCGGAGCTACTAGCCCCTGAAATCCGTAATTTGCGCCTGCTGCCTTCCTGGGCAGAAAGTTGAATTCTACTCCGCATGAAGGTTTTTACTGCTTCCGGGTTGCGCCTGCCCCTGCTGGTGCTGGCGGTGCTGCTGGCTTCGGCCTGCCACCCCTACCGCATGCCCAGCCCGACGGGCCCACCCCAGCCCAAAGTCAAAAAAGCCAAAAACCCCGACAACCAGTCGGCCGACGGGCGGGCCCTGGACGTGGAAAAAGAGGCCGTAAAAACTCAGAAAAACAGCTACGATAAAAACGGCCTCCTGAAGAAGCCCAAGTACGAGCGCCGCCGCCTGAAGCACAAAGTGGGGCAGCGCAAATTCCTGGGCATCGTCCTTCCTGATTTTCTGCAGTAAGTTGGAGCCATAAACCGCCCGGCCCCACTGCCCACCAGAGGGTAGCCCTGCGTGGCGCTGGCCAAGGCTTGCTGCTTTCCGTAAGGGTAGGGGCGGCTGGCAGCAGTCTTGCTTTACTACCCGGCATCATCACCCTCTATTGTTTACTCCTATGCGGCGCTACTTCTTTATCGGAGCTTTTGTACTGGCGGGCCTGGCTATTGCCTCCGAGGCCCGGGCTCAGCT is a genomic window containing:
- a CDS encoding thiamine pyrophosphate-dependent enzyme; translation: MNFDRKDYSNDTLLHLYQGLLKPRMIEEKMLILLRQGKVSKWFSGIGQEAISVGSTLALEPDEYILPLHRNLGVFTGRNVPLDRLFAQWQGKTTGFTKGRDRSFHFGTNEHHIVGMISHLGPQLAVADGIALADKLDDRPKVTITYSGDGGASEGDFHEALNVAAVWQLPVIFIIENNGYGLSTPSNEQFRFRYFVDKGPAYGMEAVQVDGNNVLEVYDTVRRLAEDLRQNPRPVLLEALTFRMRGHEEASGTKYVPQELFEQWAQKDPVENFEKWLLQEGVLDEEARMRYRETIKREIEEGLRIADATPMPTANPQQELADMYAPVGDKVKSNEVTSDEGSRNQDTSSPHHPITSSPHTEKRYVDAISDGLRQSMERYPELVLMGQDIAEYGGVFKITEGFVQQFGKGRVRNTPLCESAIVGAGLGLSIRGKKAMVEMQFADFVTCGFNQIVNNLAKSHYRWGQNADVVVRMPTGAGTAAGPFHSQSNEAWFTHTPGLKVVFPSNPVDAKGLLCAAFEDPNPVMYFEHKLLYRSITAPVPDAYYTTPIGKAALVREGQEMSIITYGAGVHWALALAEEVGLSADILDLRTLLPWDTEAVRQTVEKTGRVIILHEDTLIGGLGGEIAAWIAEHCFRHLDAPVHRVASLDTAVPFAPPLEKVFLPQQRLRETVAKLRSY